From a region of the Synechococcus sp. RS9916 genome:
- a CDS encoding DUF1254 domain-containing protein, with translation MVTTAWVKGASKGFSLLALSGVLLGLPLRAQTAGGAVPRGYTTPIPSELLTPDTVRTSVGTFNFFDGMPDAATVDTSFDNLKFIRAYETFLTLMPAASIEMLRAGHAGMGVDAYNKVMLLAPLNSNPLFLTGNTDTVYGSTFFNLKETGPMVIEIPAGLGPGTINDAFFRFVADTGAPGPDRGKGGKYLILGPDDAEPANTDGYFVFRSPSYSNWLILRAFLDDEGQPDQAVANYKEGLRLYPLSLKDNPPAMTFIQGGEGIFNTVHANNFHFFEELNTVIQREPISLLDPELRGLASAIGLEKGKPFAPSDEDRALLEEAVQVGVAYVRADMGKPRNSDVYFYEGKQWFTPFGGGSHEWLIDGGKGGRNLDARNNFFWGYTVNTPAMVLKMVGVGSQYGVVATDANGAYLDGSKTYKFTVDADVPAKDFWSMVAYDPQTRSELQTDQLLPSKNSKRNQDMVVNADGTIDLYFGPTAPAGQEANWIQTVPGKGWFAVFRLYGPLQPWFDKTWQLNDIQPLG, from the coding sequence ATGGTGACCACAGCATGGGTGAAGGGAGCGTCAAAGGGATTTTCTCTCTTGGCCCTTTCGGGAGTTTTGTTGGGTCTGCCATTACGGGCGCAAACGGCTGGCGGTGCTGTCCCCCGCGGTTACACCACGCCGATCCCATCCGAATTGCTCACGCCAGACACGGTTCGCACATCGGTTGGCACGTTCAACTTCTTCGATGGCATGCCCGATGCCGCCACGGTTGATACCAGCTTTGACAATCTGAAGTTCATCCGGGCTTACGAAACCTTTCTCACATTGATGCCTGCGGCCAGTATTGAAATGCTGCGTGCTGGTCATGCTGGGATGGGGGTGGATGCTTACAACAAAGTCATGTTGTTGGCACCGCTGAATTCCAACCCGTTGTTTCTCACCGGTAATACCGACACGGTGTATGGCTCGACTTTCTTCAATCTGAAGGAAACCGGCCCGATGGTGATCGAGATCCCTGCTGGTCTCGGGCCTGGAACCATCAATGATGCCTTTTTCCGCTTTGTTGCGGATACTGGAGCGCCAGGTCCCGACCGAGGAAAGGGCGGTAAATACCTGATTTTGGGACCCGACGATGCAGAGCCTGCGAACACCGACGGCTACTTTGTGTTCCGCTCTCCCAGTTATTCTAACTGGTTGATTCTGAGAGCTTTCCTCGATGATGAGGGTCAGCCTGATCAAGCCGTTGCAAACTACAAGGAAGGTCTCAGGCTCTACCCGCTGTCTCTGAAAGATAACCCACCAGCGATGACCTTTATTCAGGGAGGAGAGGGTATCTTTAATACGGTCCATGCGAATAACTTCCATTTCTTCGAAGAGCTGAATACGGTCATTCAGAGGGAGCCAATCAGTCTGCTTGACCCTGAATTAAGAGGTTTAGCTTCTGCGATTGGCCTGGAAAAAGGGAAGCCTTTTGCGCCCAGTGACGAAGATCGCGCACTGCTTGAAGAGGCGGTGCAGGTCGGTGTTGCCTATGTGCGTGCCGATATGGGCAAGCCTCGCAATTCCGATGTCTATTTCTATGAGGGCAAGCAGTGGTTTACGCCTTTTGGTGGTGGCAGCCACGAATGGCTGATTGATGGTGGTAAGGGTGGTCGGAATCTCGATGCCCGCAATAATTTCTTCTGGGGTTACACCGTTAACACACCGGCCATGGTGTTGAAGATGGTTGGCGTTGGTTCCCAGTACGGGGTTGTCGCTACGGATGCCAATGGTGCCTATCTCGATGGCAGTAAAACCTACAAATTCACCGTGGATGCCGATGTTCCCGCCAAGGATTTCTGGTCGATGGTGGCCTACGACCCGCAGACCCGTTCTGAACTGCAAACCGATCAGCTGCTTCCCAGTAAGAACAGCAAGCGCAACCAAGACATGGTCGTGAATGCAGACGGCACGATTGATCTGTATTTCGGACCCACAGCCCCGGCAGGTCAGGAAGCGAATTGGATTCAGACCGTTCCGGGTAAGGGCTGGTTCGCTGTGTTCCGTCTGTATGGCCCGCTGCAGCCCTGGTTCGACAAAACCTGGCAACTCAACGATATTCAGCCGCTTGGTTGA
- a CDS encoding DUF1254 domain-containing protein — MLRSSFFAGAKTCMAGGLAAMGFLPFTVLSAPSALAAECPKPAITLESDAVVPVTKANFADAETQTALVKYVAKVAAETCSSGMGVIWNDGKTADPKDRTVIRINFDTLYSWLILDLSTPATFTLPETDGRYQSAMVLNGQGYVYVEKEPGNYTLTQDEVGSRIALVAFRTGVNIQDPDDVAQAQALQAKLSVKQAKTGEFVQPNQWNLEQMLALRAAYNQERNDKGVKSESLFGRPGEITPEQNNMGVAVGIGGLPKEGAVYLFYTPTSTDPQTLTLQDVPNGDNAFWSLTVYDKDGFPSGDNFNLNSAFAKANPDGDVVINLGGNSDQENYLEIYPGWNATLRIYNPKPAYFDGSWVRPELRLK, encoded by the coding sequence ATGTTGCGTTCTTCGTTCTTTGCTGGTGCGAAAACCTGCATGGCTGGTGGTTTGGCAGCAATGGGCTTTTTGCCATTCACTGTGCTCTCAGCCCCCTCAGCCCTTGCGGCGGAATGCCCCAAGCCTGCCATTACTCTCGAGAGTGATGCGGTGGTACCTGTTACCAAGGCAAATTTCGCCGATGCTGAAACGCAGACGGCGCTGGTGAAATATGTTGCCAAAGTTGCTGCCGAAACATGCAGCTCGGGCATGGGTGTCATCTGGAACGATGGCAAAACAGCGGACCCCAAAGACCGAACGGTGATTCGCATCAACTTCGACACCTTGTATTCCTGGTTGATTCTTGACCTGAGCACGCCGGCCACGTTCACACTTCCAGAAACCGATGGTCGCTATCAGAGCGCCATGGTGCTGAATGGGCAGGGGTATGTGTATGTGGAGAAGGAGCCTGGCAATTACACCCTCACGCAGGATGAGGTGGGTAGTCGGATTGCCCTGGTGGCGTTCCGCACTGGCGTGAACATTCAGGATCCCGATGACGTGGCCCAGGCCCAGGCACTGCAGGCCAAATTGTCGGTAAAGCAGGCCAAAACAGGTGAGTTTGTTCAACCCAATCAATGGAACTTGGAGCAGATGCTGGCACTCCGTGCTGCTTACAACCAGGAGCGCAACGACAAGGGTGTGAAATCGGAATCGCTCTTTGGTCGTCCCGGTGAGATCACCCCCGAGCAGAACAATATGGGTGTGGCCGTCGGCATCGGAGGTTTGCCGAAGGAAGGTGCTGTGTATTTGTTCTATACACCAACTTCCACGGATCCTCAGACTCTCACCCTGCAGGATGTTCCCAATGGGGACAATGCCTTTTGGTCTCTAACGGTGTATGACAAGGATGGTTTCCCAAGTGGGGACAATTTCAATCTCAACAGCGCCTTCGCTAAGGCTAATCCGGATGGTGATGTGGTGATCAACCTGGGTGGAAATAGCGATCAAGAGAATTATCTGGAGATTTATCCGGGTTGGAATGCCACGCTGCGGATTTACAACCCGAAACCTGCTTATTTTGATGGTTCATGGGTGCGGCCTGAGCTTCGATTGAAGTAA
- a CDS encoding DUF1254 domain-containing protein: MTAPRRSLRHVSVLLASALGAGGLLASASPMAMAQASGAACPKPGVVQTATSVTPVTKANYASAETEVILADYVRKIAKGTCSKGVGVFLHQRAAMDPKERTILRPNFDTLYSFAVLDLESPATVVLPETDRYQILEVIDEDHWIPLISDKPGRYTLTKESVGSRYAFAFVRTQVNVQDPADVKAAGAAQDQIVLQQAEKGNFVSPNRYEMQDILALRADYNARREPEGVTSEMAFGKKGELSEEMRNFGVAIGWGGLPKQGAVYPFPKVVNSTEPQVLVLKDVPIDPRAFWSVTVYDKEGFAVGKSYNVNSAFAKANDQGEYVIHLGGDPSQDNYMDIYPGWNAAVRIYSPTEAYFNGSWTPPQFESAQ; encoded by the coding sequence ATGACTGCGCCTCGTCGTTCGTTGCGTCATGTCTCTGTGCTGTTGGCGTCTGCCCTGGGAGCAGGGGGACTCTTGGCGTCCGCATCGCCGATGGCCATGGCCCAAGCCTCAGGAGCCGCATGCCCGAAGCCTGGTGTGGTGCAAACAGCAACATCGGTGACGCCGGTCACCAAGGCGAATTACGCGAGCGCTGAAACGGAAGTGATCCTTGCTGATTACGTGCGCAAGATCGCCAAAGGAACGTGCAGTAAGGGGGTCGGAGTCTTCCTGCACCAGCGCGCAGCGATGGATCCCAAAGAGCGCACGATCCTGCGCCCCAATTTCGACACGCTGTACTCCTTTGCGGTTCTCGATCTTGAGAGTCCCGCCACTGTGGTTCTGCCTGAAACGGATCGCTACCAGATCCTCGAAGTGATCGATGAAGACCACTGGATTCCCTTGATCAGCGACAAACCAGGTCGTTACACCCTCACCAAGGAGTCGGTGGGAAGTCGCTATGCCTTTGCCTTTGTGCGCACTCAGGTGAATGTGCAGGATCCCGCTGACGTGAAAGCAGCAGGGGCTGCGCAGGATCAGATCGTGTTGCAGCAAGCCGAAAAGGGCAACTTCGTGTCGCCCAATCGCTATGAGATGCAGGATATTCTCGCTTTGCGTGCTGACTACAACGCACGCCGGGAGCCTGAAGGTGTGACGTCAGAAATGGCCTTTGGAAAGAAAGGTGAACTGAGCGAAGAAATGCGCAATTTCGGCGTTGCCATTGGTTGGGGTGGGCTGCCCAAGCAGGGAGCTGTGTATCCCTTCCCCAAGGTGGTGAACTCCACTGAGCCTCAGGTGTTGGTGCTGAAAGATGTGCCCATAGACCCTCGGGCATTCTGGTCGGTGACGGTCTACGACAAGGAAGGCTTTGCCGTCGGCAAGAGCTACAACGTCAACAGTGCTTTTGCGAAAGCGAATGATCAGGGTGAATACGTGATTCACCTGGGTGGTGATCCAAGCCAAGACAATTACATGGACATCTACCCCGGGTGGAATGCTGCGGTGCGCATTTATTCACCGACTGAGGCCTATTTCAATGGCAGTTGGACTCCCCCTCAGTTTGAGTCTGCACAGTGA
- a CDS encoding bifunctional cobalt-precorrin-7 (C(5))-methyltransferase/cobalt-precorrin-6B (C(15))-methyltransferase, with product MIDVIGTDAGAPGTLPPAGQLLVEQAQLVAAPKRMLSALQQWPGVPAKLRLIASDDPIALSEALLALEPDQSAVVLASGDPLWFGIGRILIERVGRSRLRFHPGPSSLQLAFARLGQPWQNAEWISLHGRDPLALNRCLQQRPRSLAVLTDPSRGGVNEVRQILRSSGLEAAYALWLCEALGHTDERVQQLQPTDPTPSDLNALHLVVLLAQPAPDPTPDSLPLFGLDDGLFLQHDDRPGLMTKREMRIQLLAELNLPARGVLWDLGAGTGSVGLEALRLRPELQLLAVEKRGGGARLITANAQRLGVQPAAVLEGDALKLLEADAHPTADPSIPAALARADRVLIGGGGKQRAALLKAVLQRLNPGGVVVIPLATVEALAELRPLLEHCGCAVSVSQHQAWRGQPLSDGTRLAPMNPVLLLKGTARCSEPSDSGQPNPEQPCP from the coding sequence ATGATCGACGTGATCGGCACCGACGCTGGCGCCCCTGGCACGCTTCCACCAGCGGGTCAGCTGCTGGTGGAACAGGCCCAGCTTGTGGCTGCTCCCAAACGGATGCTCAGTGCGCTGCAGCAGTGGCCAGGCGTCCCAGCCAAGCTGCGCCTGATCGCCAGCGACGACCCGATTGCCCTCAGCGAGGCACTGCTGGCCCTGGAGCCCGATCAGTCAGCAGTGGTCTTGGCCAGCGGTGATCCGCTTTGGTTTGGCATCGGCAGGATCCTGATCGAACGGGTCGGTCGCAGCCGCCTGCGCTTCCATCCAGGGCCCAGTTCCCTGCAGCTGGCCTTCGCACGCCTGGGCCAGCCCTGGCAGAACGCCGAGTGGATCAGCCTCCACGGCCGCGATCCCCTCGCGCTCAACCGCTGCCTGCAACAACGCCCCCGATCGCTGGCGGTGCTCACCGACCCCAGCAGGGGAGGGGTGAATGAGGTGCGTCAGATCTTGCGCTCCAGCGGATTGGAAGCCGCCTACGCCCTATGGCTTTGCGAAGCCCTCGGCCACACGGATGAGCGCGTGCAGCAACTGCAGCCCACTGATCCCACGCCAAGCGATCTCAACGCCCTGCATTTGGTGGTGCTGCTCGCGCAACCCGCGCCTGATCCCACACCCGACTCTTTGCCCCTGTTTGGCCTCGATGACGGCCTGTTTCTGCAACACGACGACCGGCCCGGCCTGATGACCAAACGGGAGATGCGCATCCAGCTCCTGGCCGAACTGAACCTGCCGGCCCGTGGCGTGTTGTGGGATCTGGGGGCCGGCACCGGCAGCGTTGGGCTGGAGGCCCTTCGCCTGAGACCAGAACTGCAACTGCTCGCGGTTGAAAAGCGGGGTGGAGGTGCCCGCTTGATCACAGCCAATGCGCAACGCCTGGGGGTGCAACCTGCCGCCGTGCTGGAGGGCGATGCGCTCAAGCTGCTTGAGGCCGATGCTCATCCAACCGCTGACCCTTCCATTCCAGCCGCTCTTGCGCGGGCCGACCGGGTGCTGATCGGGGGTGGCGGCAAGCAGCGCGCTGCCCTGCTCAAGGCAGTGCTGCAACGGCTGAACCCAGGCGGCGTGGTGGTGATCCCCCTGGCCACCGTCGAGGCCTTGGCCGAGCTGCGCCCCCTGCTGGAGCACTGCGGCTGTGCCGTGAGTGTCAGCCAACACCAGGCCTGGCGCGGACAACCCCTCAGTGATGGCACCCGCCTGGCCCCGATGAACCCGGTGCTTCTGCTCAAAGGCACCGCCCGCTGCAGTGAGCCGTCAGACTCAGGCCAACCCAACCCTGAACAGCCATGCCCCTGA
- a CDS encoding DUF4079 domain-containing protein → MTAVDWLWILHPFMAVVLIYPLIGMVLRLGVQTRARRQKTNPKLPPSVGRSHSDLGRWLAAGVVGIVLVALTVSIATKAPLADFNGGAARGAQLLLVLLGTALSLVALWRSKAPGLRLAFALITWVGVLSLGAQPEVWRLSDNPLSSAFWQSHYWAGVGVTGLMLFSLGAQPEIVRDLRLRRLHITASVLAAVLFALQGLTGTRDLLEIPLSWQKPAIYACDFQARTCPKAPPAAPTQS, encoded by the coding sequence ATGACGGCGGTGGACTGGCTCTGGATCCTGCATCCGTTCATGGCGGTGGTGCTGATCTATCCACTGATCGGCATGGTGCTGAGGCTCGGTGTTCAAACCCGGGCCCGGCGTCAGAAAACGAATCCCAAGCTGCCTCCCAGCGTGGGACGCAGCCATAGCGATCTCGGCCGCTGGCTGGCCGCCGGCGTGGTGGGGATTGTGCTGGTAGCCCTCACCGTGAGCATTGCCACCAAAGCGCCCCTAGCCGACTTCAACGGTGGTGCCGCCCGCGGTGCCCAGCTGCTGCTGGTGCTGCTCGGCACAGCCTTGAGCCTGGTGGCGCTCTGGCGAAGCAAGGCGCCAGGGCTACGCCTGGCCTTTGCCCTGATCACCTGGGTGGGAGTGCTGAGCCTGGGGGCCCAGCCTGAAGTGTGGCGCCTCTCCGACAACCCCCTCTCATCCGCCTTTTGGCAATCGCATTACTGGGCCGGAGTCGGGGTGACCGGCCTGATGCTGTTTTCGCTGGGGGCCCAACCCGAGATCGTGCGCGATCTTCGTCTGCGCCGCCTGCACATCACAGCCAGCGTGCTGGCGGCGGTGTTGTTTGCACTCCAGGGCCTCACCGGCACGCGGGATCTGCTGGAAATCCCCCTCAGTTGGCAAAAACCAGCGATTTACGCCTGCGATTTCCAAGCCCGCACCTGCCCCAAGGCTCCCCCCGCAGCACCAACGCAAAGCTGA
- a CDS encoding mechanosensitive ion channel family protein, giving the protein MAVLDLLLPVMPFRLERGLVALLAAALVWLLLQLLARTLLRRQPWRDLAQTSSLSICSTVLAIGLTSWLLGLVPPQARLSILSTGSLHTFLLTGGAAWTFRRWRRCFRHRRALFTDQLPGSLASREKLFLADILDKLLGTSVLVLWVLAVLGIMGVPVTVLATAGGLGAAAVAFGAQSVVSNSLTGFSLYINKPFVVGDLIEIPSEGLHGTVEKIGWFYTQLRTLDGQPVFIPNAIFGAQSVMNISQIDNRRLRIDFSVTYDDRARIEPICSELAERLKVLPDVNPAMELWVLFTGYGASSLDCRLVCCSQSGDRIAAWHLQHQLLLLIGDVVQAHGASMPFPTRTLIGGKG; this is encoded by the coding sequence ATGGCTGTGCTCGATCTGCTGCTCCCGGTGATGCCTTTCCGGCTGGAGCGGGGCCTTGTGGCCCTGCTGGCCGCTGCCCTGGTCTGGTTGCTGTTGCAACTGCTGGCGCGCACGCTGCTTCGTCGTCAGCCCTGGCGGGATCTTGCCCAGACCTCCAGCCTCAGCATTTGCAGCACGGTGCTGGCGATTGGGCTGACCAGCTGGCTGCTGGGGTTGGTTCCCCCACAGGCCCGGTTGTCGATCCTGAGCACGGGCAGTTTGCACACCTTTCTGCTCACCGGCGGGGCTGCCTGGACGTTCCGGCGCTGGCGGCGCTGCTTCCGCCACCGCCGAGCGCTGTTCACCGATCAGCTGCCGGGCAGCTTGGCCAGTCGCGAAAAGCTGTTTCTCGCAGACATTCTCGACAAGCTGCTGGGCACCAGCGTGTTGGTGCTGTGGGTGCTGGCGGTGCTGGGCATCATGGGCGTGCCCGTCACGGTGCTGGCCACTGCTGGAGGCCTGGGTGCTGCGGCTGTGGCCTTCGGTGCCCAGAGCGTGGTGTCGAACTCGCTGACCGGTTTCTCTCTCTACATCAACAAACCTTTTGTGGTCGGAGATCTGATCGAAATTCCATCGGAGGGTCTCCATGGAACTGTGGAGAAAATCGGCTGGTTTTACACCCAGTTGCGCACCCTCGACGGCCAACCGGTGTTCATCCCTAATGCCATTTTTGGGGCCCAATCGGTGATGAACATCAGCCAGATCGATAATCGCCGGCTGCGGATCGATTTCTCAGTCACTTACGACGATCGTGCCCGAATTGAGCCGATTTGCAGTGAACTTGCTGAGCGCTTAAAAGTCCTGCCTGATGTGAACCCTGCGATGGAGCTCTGGGTGTTGTTCACGGGCTATGGCGCTTCCAGCCTCGATTGCCGCCTGGTGTGCTGCAGCCAGAGCGGCGATCGGATCGCGGCTTGGCACCTGCAGCACCAATTGCTGCTGTTGATCGGTGATGTGGTGCAGGCCCATGGCGCCTCGATGCCGTTCCCAACGCGCACCCTGATCGGTGGAAAAGGTTGA
- a CDS encoding gamma-glutamylcyclotransferase: protein MELLFVYGSLRQGCTAHHLLDGCHRLSDGVLAASELIDHAGYPMLTAGVGDVNGEVYRVDPSQWPALDAWEEAPQVYERVKRPLVDGRLVWVYQRPSRASESWSTR from the coding sequence TTGGAGCTGCTGTTCGTTTACGGCAGCCTGCGGCAGGGATGCACTGCCCATCACCTGCTCGATGGCTGCCATCGCCTCAGTGATGGGGTGTTGGCAGCCAGCGAACTGATCGACCATGCCGGCTACCCCATGCTTACAGCCGGCGTTGGTGACGTGAACGGGGAGGTGTATCGCGTCGATCCCTCCCAGTGGCCGGCGTTGGATGCCTGGGAGGAGGCCCCGCAGGTGTACGAGCGGGTGAAGCGCCCACTGGTTGATGGCCGTTTGGTGTGGGTGTATCAGCGACCCTCTCGTGCCTCGGAGTCCTGGAGCACTCGCTGA
- a CDS encoding NifU family protein, with the protein MSTETLPLTSENVEKVLDELRPFLMADGGNVEVVEIDGPVVKVRLQGACGSCPSSTMTLKMGIERKMREAIPEVSEVVQVL; encoded by the coding sequence ATGAGCACTGAAACGCTGCCCCTCACCAGCGAAAACGTTGAGAAGGTGCTGGATGAGCTGCGTCCCTTCCTGATGGCCGATGGCGGCAACGTGGAAGTGGTGGAAATTGATGGCCCCGTGGTGAAGGTGCGTCTCCAGGGTGCTTGCGGCAGCTGCCCCAGCAGCACCATGACGCTGAAGATGGGCATCGAGCGCAAGATGCGCGAAGCCATCCCCGAAGTGAGCGAAGTGGTGCAGGTGCTCTGA
- a CDS encoding malate:quinone oxidoreductase yields MNRYDVVLVGAGIMSATLATLLHELDPDLRLLLVERLEGAALESSAAVNNAGTGHAANCELNYTPAQADGSVSTVKALAINASFERSLELWASLTEQGRLDPAAFLHQVPHLSAVWGDDDITFLRQRHHQLSALPAFAAMEWSEDPGELAAWMPLVMAGRQAKDGVAATRINRGTDVDFGTLTRAYLAPLQASGALEVLHGTQVSDLERRRAADMSEGDWLVELRGPSGKRQVEAPFVFLGAGGGALPLLQRSGIPEAADYGGFPVSGQWLVCNDPELAKHHHAKVYGKAKVGAPPMSVPHLDTRWIDGKRSLLFGPYAGFSSKFLKQGSLLDLPNSVRVGNLLPMLQVGVNNFDLVTYLVNQLRQSAGDRLEALKAFLPTARADDWSLSVAGQRVQIIKRTKEGGKLQMGTEVVAAADGSLAALLGASPGASTAVSIMLEVMERCFPQQLASAAWQSRLQQLLPSYGQDLNANAELLNSSRSRSNALLGLTP; encoded by the coding sequence TTGAACCGCTACGACGTCGTGCTGGTGGGTGCGGGGATCATGAGCGCCACCCTGGCGACCCTGCTGCACGAGCTGGATCCCGATCTGCGTCTGCTGCTGGTGGAACGGCTGGAGGGTGCAGCCCTGGAGAGCAGCGCCGCGGTCAACAACGCCGGCACAGGCCATGCCGCCAACTGCGAGCTGAATTACACCCCCGCCCAGGCCGACGGCAGCGTCAGCACCGTCAAGGCCCTGGCGATCAATGCCTCGTTTGAACGCAGCCTGGAACTGTGGGCCTCCCTAACCGAGCAGGGGCGGCTTGATCCGGCCGCCTTTCTGCATCAGGTGCCCCATCTGAGTGCGGTGTGGGGCGACGACGACATCACTTTTCTGCGCCAGCGCCACCACCAACTCAGTGCGCTGCCGGCATTCGCCGCCATGGAGTGGAGTGAAGATCCAGGCGAACTAGCCGCCTGGATGCCTTTGGTGATGGCGGGCCGTCAGGCCAAAGACGGGGTGGCGGCCACCCGGATCAACCGGGGCACCGACGTGGACTTCGGCACCCTGACCCGGGCTTATCTGGCCCCACTTCAGGCCAGCGGTGCTCTGGAGGTGCTCCATGGCACCCAGGTGAGCGATCTCGAACGCCGCCGAGCCGCAGACATGAGCGAAGGCGACTGGCTGGTGGAGCTGCGCGGCCCCTCAGGGAAGCGGCAGGTGGAGGCACCGTTTGTGTTTCTTGGCGCTGGCGGTGGTGCCCTGCCGCTGCTGCAACGGTCCGGCATCCCTGAAGCGGCGGATTACGGCGGCTTCCCGGTGAGCGGCCAGTGGTTGGTGTGCAATGACCCGGAGTTGGCCAAGCATCACCACGCGAAGGTGTACGGGAAAGCCAAGGTGGGGGCGCCACCGATGTCGGTGCCCCATCTCGACACCCGCTGGATCGATGGCAAGCGGTCGCTCCTATTTGGGCCCTATGCCGGCTTCAGCAGCAAGTTCCTCAAGCAGGGCTCCTTGCTCGATCTGCCTAACTCGGTGCGGGTCGGGAACCTGCTGCCGATGCTGCAGGTGGGCGTGAACAACTTCGACCTGGTCACCTATTTGGTCAATCAGTTGCGCCAGAGTGCTGGCGATCGCCTCGAAGCCCTCAAGGCGTTTCTGCCCACGGCCCGGGCCGACGACTGGAGCCTGTCGGTCGCAGGCCAACGGGTGCAGATCATCAAACGCACCAAAGAGGGCGGCAAGCTGCAGATGGGCACGGAAGTGGTGGCCGCTGCCGACGGCTCCCTCGCCGCTCTGCTGGGGGCTTCTCCTGGTGCCAGCACGGCGGTGTCGATCATGCTCGAGGTGATGGAGCGCTGCTTCCCGCAGCAACTGGCGAGCGCCGCCTGGCAATCGCGGTTGCAGCAGTTACTGCCCAGCTATGGGCAAGACCTCAATGCCAACGCCGAGCTGCTCAACAGCAGCCGCAGCCGCAGTAATGCGCTGTTGGGCCTTACCCCTTGA
- a CDS encoding multidrug efflux SMR transporter, with protein sequence MPSANPWLLLLLAVSAEIVGTSCLKLTQGFSRPWPTVLVLGAYAVAFLLLSKVVDTIPLGITYALWSGIGIVAIVVVGVLAYRQVPTPAQLVGIGLITAGVITVNLGGQIKG encoded by the coding sequence GTGCCTTCTGCCAATCCTTGGTTGCTCTTGCTGCTGGCGGTGAGCGCCGAAATCGTGGGCACCTCTTGCCTCAAGCTCACCCAGGGCTTCAGCCGCCCCTGGCCCACCGTGCTGGTGCTGGGTGCCTATGCGGTCGCATTTCTGCTGTTGTCGAAGGTGGTGGACACCATCCCCCTGGGAATCACTTATGCCCTCTGGAGCGGCATCGGCATCGTGGCGATCGTGGTGGTGGGGGTGCTTGCCTATCGCCAGGTGCCCACCCCAGCGCAGCTGGTGGGCATCGGTTTGATCACAGCAGGCGTGATCACCGTCAATCTGGGCGGTCAGATCAAGGGGTAA